The sequence below is a genomic window from Anaerobranca californiensis DSM 14826.
CAGTAGCATCGATAACTGCCACTGCTAAACTATTGGCTTGACCAAAAATATAATGTCCCCTAACGATGTTATTATTTTGAAAAGCCATTGCCTCTGTCGTCTGTAAAAGGGAAATAGCCCTTTTACCTAATTCTAAAGACAGTAAATCTCCCACTAATTCCTGTTTATTTAAAGAGCGGAGTTCTGAGTACACTTCTTGGGCCATACTTTTGGTTCTCTCCCTCAGCTCAGAAATACCTAATTCTAACCTGTCAAGTCGGATTGTTTGAATAGAGACCCCTAACTTATCAGCTAGTTTTTCATCAGTTAAAAAGGGATTTTCTTCAATTAGTTTAAGTAAAGCTTGATGCCTGAACTTTTTATTTTTATTTCCCCTAGCCATGTTATACCTCCCATATTATAACCATATATTAGTACCAGATATTAATAATTATAAAGGTATATTAGTTATTATGCAAGCTATAATTTTATCTTTTGTAAAAAATTATTTAATTATTTATTCTATAAAAAGAATCAAAGGCAATATTTATTGTAAACCTACAATAAATATTGCCTTTAATTTATTTACCTACTACTTGTTTACCTTTATAATATCCGCATTCAGGACATACTCTGTGTGGTAATTTAGGTTGATGACATTGTGGACATGCCATGTTTGTAGGTAATTCTAATTTCCAATTCGCTCTTCTTTTAGCTTGACGGGCTTTAGACTGCCTCCGCTTAGGTACTGCCATTTATATCCACCTCCCTAACATAGGTTATTCTTTTAATAAATCTTTTAAAATTGCCAATCTAGGATCAATTTGATCCTTTAGACATTGGCATGTTGATAAATTTAAATTACTTCCACAATTGATACATAATCCTAAACAACTTTCTTTACAAAGGATTTTTACAGGCATAGCAAATTCTAAACTTTCCCTAAGGATTTCTTCAAGCTCTAGTTTGCTTTTATCTAAAACTATAATATCTTCATCCTTTTGGGGTTTTAAACTATAACCATCGGCGATGGGGTAATTAATTTCATAGACAACAACCTCCATACACCTGCTACACTCAAGTTCCAATACACCAGTTAAGTTACCAGTAACATAAAAAATGTCATCAGCAAACCTGATAGAAAGATCCAGTAATATTGGTGAACTTGGGGTTATATATCCTGTTAATTCTTTAATTTCAGCTGGGTCTATACTAAAAGAAAATTGTTTAGTTAAATTAGGTTCTTTAATTATTTCATCAAGATTTATTGCCTGTGACCCTTTCATGAAATCACCCTCAATTTTATAACACTACAAGGAAAAAGTCAAGGTTCTATTTTTTTACAATAGCTTGGGTATCTCTAGCAATCATTAACTCTTCATTAGTAGGAATTACTAATGCTTGAACTTTGCTACCTTCCTTGGAAAAATTAACTGCTTTACCCCTTACTTTATTCTTTTCTGTATCGATTTCTAACCCTAGATATTCAAAACCTTTTAAAACTGCTTCTCTAGTTTCAGGGGAGTTTTCACCTAAACCTGCAGTAA
It includes:
- a CDS encoding YceD family protein; translated protein: MKGSQAINLDEIIKEPNLTKQFSFSIDPAEIKELTGYITPSSPILLDLSIRFADDIFYVTGNLTGVLELECSRCMEVVVYEINYPIADGYSLKPQKDEDIIVLDKSKLELEEILRESLEFAMPVKILCKESCLGLCINCGSNLNLSTCQCLKDQIDPRLAILKDLLKE
- the rpmF gene encoding 50S ribosomal protein L32 → MAVPKRRQSKARQAKRRANWKLELPTNMACPQCHQPKLPHRVCPECGYYKGKQVVGK
- the fapR gene encoding transcription factor FapR — translated: MARGNKNKKFRHQALLKLIEENPFLTDEKLADKLGVSIQTIRLDRLELGISELRERTKSMAQEVYSELRSLNKQELVGDLLSLELGKRAISLLQTTEAMAFQNNNIVRGHYIFGQANSLAVAVIDATVALTKEANIKYLKPVYGGERLVAIADVIKQEGNTYYVEVNTSSDDKQVFHGKFVIIQKGEVKTNG